A single window of Vanessa tameamea isolate UH-Manoa-2023 chromosome 5, ilVanTame1 primary haplotype, whole genome shotgun sequence DNA harbors:
- the LOC113392535 gene encoding uncharacterized protein LOC113392535 isoform X1 — MGCGQSKINLYPRRNKNGGKGNSAKKSGAADKEADEEEGNAGTGHTDETEDDADHGKHILPLSGHASTVEVSASMQDFFKMLDEKIEKGKDYDSSSETEVRLERERRKKLIDQWRSASLSTQSSQSQPSPPTPARRRMPRSIPQPPERQNSPGSIRRCYRQQHVTEGMSPPPRRAHSAQSHHPPDSRQINGDNWHDPTKSPVKRPQSAGSTWKSNPKVAPYNQKPKKNEVNENQRTNQKDADSSANASHDISQITYNPTFQTHSPAHSAKSQQPYIAQIISCPMSQQVAPPSPPKFIAPPEEYQDPQNHMADNKYSASQKQAHNQSQMNPQSQIYYIHGNPSTNVSNPQDLVQQRQQTAFHLQQYVAMKQAQQQMFTYLQRGPHTVFPNVDYAQIPNPRIYEGEEFTGQYGHPALRTHSAPTPVGVVRPMPIPPTFSPLPDGSHMVQMPMWPHMPPVVSTMGPWLPGQGHEMQYYPQSQFMPMYRATSAGSAGTLTRYHKKETSDGEVKNVCQSINLVRQKQIGQIVSMPGQELTVCNSTSDSPSPASVSTDSGVSPGNSAPNSKASVFSQPPIPSESFTAVDSKAKKIKTAPFARPLKNSKSLDS; from the exons GCGCAGCAGACAAGGAAGCAGACGAAGAGGAAGGCAACGCAGGAACAGGACACACGGATGAGACGGAGGATGACGCCGACCATGGAAAGCATATTCTGCCTCTCTCTGGACACGCATCCACCGT tGAGGTGTCGGCCAGTATGCAAGACTTCTTTAAAATGCTGGACGAAAAGATTGAAAAg ggcaAAGACTATGATTCTTCGAGTGAGACGGAAGTACGCCTAGAAAGAGAACGACggaaaaaattaattgatcaatgGCGTTCTGCATCACTATCGACCCAATCATCACAATCTCAGCCCAGCCCTCCAACTCCAGCTAGACGGCGGATGCCGAGGTCCATACCGCAACCACCAGAACGTCAAAATAGTCCTGGATCAATCAGAAGATGCTACAGGCAACAGCACGTTACAGAAGGAATGTCTCCACCTCCGAGAAGGGCGCATAGTGCTCAATCTCACCACCCACCAGATTCACGACAAATTAATGGTGACAACTGGCATGATCCTACGAAATCACCGGTCAAAAGACCTCAAAGCGCTGGATCCACTTGGAAAAGCAATCCAAAAGTTGCACCTTACAATCAAAAACCGAAAAAAAACGAAGTCAATGAAAACCAAAGAACAAACCAAAAAGACGCCGATTCGTCAGCGAATGCTAGTCATGATATATCTCAAATAACATATAACCCAACATTCCAAACTCACAGTCCAGCCCATTCGGCTAAGTCTCAACAACCGTACATAGCGCAAATTATAAGTTGTCCAATGTCTCAACAAGTTGCCCCTCCATCTCCACCAAAGTTTATAGCCCCACCTGAAGAGTACCAAGACCCTCAAAATCATATGGCAGATAATAAATACAGTGCCAGTCAAAAACAGGCgcataatcaatcacaaatgaACCCTCAGTCtcaaatttattacattcatgGTAATCCATCGACGAACGTTTCAAATCCGCAAGATTTAGTTCAACAAAGACAGCAAACAGCCTTCCATCTGCAGCAATACGTGGCTATGAAACAAGCTCAACAACAAATGTTCACGTATCTACAAAGAGGCCCCCATACCGTATTTCCCAACGTGGATTACGCTCAAATTCCAAATCCGAGAATTTATGAAGGCGAAGAATTCACAGGTCAATACGGGCATCCAGCTTTAAGAACACACAGTGCTCCAACACCCGTGGGAGTCGTCCGACCTATGCCAATTCCTCCTACCTTCAGCCCATTGCCAGATGGATCACATATGGTTCAAATGCCGATGTGGCCTCACATGCCACCAGTCGTTTCGACAATGGGCCCTTGGTTGCCAGGTCAAGGACATGAAATGCAATACTACCCTCAATCTCAATTTATGCCAATGTATAGAGCGACCTCAGCTGGTTCCGCCGGTACATTAACTAGGTACCATAAAAAGGAAACAAGTGATGGTGAAGTCAAGAATGTGTGCCAAAGTATAAACTTAGTGAGACAGAAACAGATCGGTCAGATCGTGTCGATGCCTGGTCAGGAACTAACTGTATGCAACAGCACGAGCGATAGCCCAAGTCCTGCGTCAGTGAGCACAGACAGCGGAGTATCTCCTGGGAACAGTGCTCCTAATTCTAAAGCATCTGTCTTTAGCCAACCCCCAATACCTTCGGAGTCCTTCACCGCTGTAGATAGCAAAGCTAAGAAAATCAAAACTGCACCATTTGCGCGACCTCTGAAAAATTCAAAAAGTCTAGATTCTTAG
- the LOC113392535 gene encoding uncharacterized protein LOC113392535 isoform X2 has translation MTSGYGCDNDNCLWNWIAHCGGLYGAADKEADEEEGNAGTGHTDETEDDADHGKHILPLSGHASTVEVSASMQDFFKMLDEKIEKGKDYDSSSETEVRLERERRKKLIDQWRSASLSTQSSQSQPSPPTPARRRMPRSIPQPPERQNSPGSIRRCYRQQHVTEGMSPPPRRAHSAQSHHPPDSRQINGDNWHDPTKSPVKRPQSAGSTWKSNPKVAPYNQKPKKNEVNENQRTNQKDADSSANASHDISQITYNPTFQTHSPAHSAKSQQPYIAQIISCPMSQQVAPPSPPKFIAPPEEYQDPQNHMADNKYSASQKQAHNQSQMNPQSQIYYIHGNPSTNVSNPQDLVQQRQQTAFHLQQYVAMKQAQQQMFTYLQRGPHTVFPNVDYAQIPNPRIYEGEEFTGQYGHPALRTHSAPTPVGVVRPMPIPPTFSPLPDGSHMVQMPMWPHMPPVVSTMGPWLPGQGHEMQYYPQSQFMPMYRATSAGSAGTLTRYHKKETSDGEVKNVCQSINLVRQKQIGQIVSMPGQELTVCNSTSDSPSPASVSTDSGVSPGNSAPNSKASVFSQPPIPSESFTAVDSKAKKIKTAPFARPLKNSKSLDS, from the exons GCGCAGCAGACAAGGAAGCAGACGAAGAGGAAGGCAACGCAGGAACAGGACACACGGATGAGACGGAGGATGACGCCGACCATGGAAAGCATATTCTGCCTCTCTCTGGACACGCATCCACCGT tGAGGTGTCGGCCAGTATGCAAGACTTCTTTAAAATGCTGGACGAAAAGATTGAAAAg ggcaAAGACTATGATTCTTCGAGTGAGACGGAAGTACGCCTAGAAAGAGAACGACggaaaaaattaattgatcaatgGCGTTCTGCATCACTATCGACCCAATCATCACAATCTCAGCCCAGCCCTCCAACTCCAGCTAGACGGCGGATGCCGAGGTCCATACCGCAACCACCAGAACGTCAAAATAGTCCTGGATCAATCAGAAGATGCTACAGGCAACAGCACGTTACAGAAGGAATGTCTCCACCTCCGAGAAGGGCGCATAGTGCTCAATCTCACCACCCACCAGATTCACGACAAATTAATGGTGACAACTGGCATGATCCTACGAAATCACCGGTCAAAAGACCTCAAAGCGCTGGATCCACTTGGAAAAGCAATCCAAAAGTTGCACCTTACAATCAAAAACCGAAAAAAAACGAAGTCAATGAAAACCAAAGAACAAACCAAAAAGACGCCGATTCGTCAGCGAATGCTAGTCATGATATATCTCAAATAACATATAACCCAACATTCCAAACTCACAGTCCAGCCCATTCGGCTAAGTCTCAACAACCGTACATAGCGCAAATTATAAGTTGTCCAATGTCTCAACAAGTTGCCCCTCCATCTCCACCAAAGTTTATAGCCCCACCTGAAGAGTACCAAGACCCTCAAAATCATATGGCAGATAATAAATACAGTGCCAGTCAAAAACAGGCgcataatcaatcacaaatgaACCCTCAGTCtcaaatttattacattcatgGTAATCCATCGACGAACGTTTCAAATCCGCAAGATTTAGTTCAACAAAGACAGCAAACAGCCTTCCATCTGCAGCAATACGTGGCTATGAAACAAGCTCAACAACAAATGTTCACGTATCTACAAAGAGGCCCCCATACCGTATTTCCCAACGTGGATTACGCTCAAATTCCAAATCCGAGAATTTATGAAGGCGAAGAATTCACAGGTCAATACGGGCATCCAGCTTTAAGAACACACAGTGCTCCAACACCCGTGGGAGTCGTCCGACCTATGCCAATTCCTCCTACCTTCAGCCCATTGCCAGATGGATCACATATGGTTCAAATGCCGATGTGGCCTCACATGCCACCAGTCGTTTCGACAATGGGCCCTTGGTTGCCAGGTCAAGGACATGAAATGCAATACTACCCTCAATCTCAATTTATGCCAATGTATAGAGCGACCTCAGCTGGTTCCGCCGGTACATTAACTAGGTACCATAAAAAGGAAACAAGTGATGGTGAAGTCAAGAATGTGTGCCAAAGTATAAACTTAGTGAGACAGAAACAGATCGGTCAGATCGTGTCGATGCCTGGTCAGGAACTAACTGTATGCAACAGCACGAGCGATAGCCCAAGTCCTGCGTCAGTGAGCACAGACAGCGGAGTATCTCCTGGGAACAGTGCTCCTAATTCTAAAGCATCTGTCTTTAGCCAACCCCCAATACCTTCGGAGTCCTTCACCGCTGTAGATAGCAAAGCTAAGAAAATCAAAACTGCACCATTTGCGCGACCTCTGAAAAATTCAAAAAGTCTAGATTCTTAG